The following nucleotide sequence is from Juglans microcarpa x Juglans regia isolate MS1-56 chromosome 6D, Jm3101_v1.0, whole genome shotgun sequence.
GGAAGGGTGGGTTTCTCGAAATGGGTCTCTTTGGCCGTCGGATGGCTGGAGGCTTGAAGACGAAATGGGTTTCTCAGAAGGTTAAAGATGAAATGGTGCGAGCCTGGGATGGGTTTCTAGGTTTCTCggaaggttgaagatgaaatggTGGGTGCTGGATGGGTTTCTCGGAAGGTTGAAGACGAAATGGTGGGTGCGGGATGGGTTCGATCTCAAAGAAGGAAGTTTGAAGATGAAATGCGGGATGGGTTGAAGATGAAATGTGGGATGGGTTGAATCTCGAAGAAGGAAGGTTGAAGACGAAATACGGGATGGGTTCAATCTCGAAGAaggaaggttgaagatgaaatgcTCAATGGTTTGTTTTGACTGAAGACGAAGCTAGGTTGAAGATGCTCGACAGgcgtgtttaatttttaatttttaaacacTTACAACGTGGCATTCCACGTCAAGCAGGAAGAGGAAACAGGAAAGGGGAGTGGGGCACATAGCATTTTCCAAAGCGTAATGCTTTTTTGATGTTGGCCTCTAAAGGTATAGGGCGCGCGCAGATAGATAGAAAGACAGACagacatacatacacacacacacatatatatatatataattactactATATTCACAAAAGAGTTATAAAAGcaatattgatgtaattttatcttattttttacatctattttataataaaaataattttataatttgacaagtCGCGTTAAACCACGTCAGtttatgagattgattttgtatagctagagtatatatatatatatatatatccacattTTTCTCCTCAGTATTGAACACTCTCTTCCCGCTTGATTTTCCTTTCCCTCATTAAAGCCGTTAGCATGCGTAAGTATGAGAGAGTCCTCATCGTCTCTGATGAGAGAACATCGCGCGCGCGCGCCATGCAGTATGCATGCAATATTAATATCCTTAAATGTAGAGTGGAGTACGATAAATTTTGTTTGACCAAAAGTAGGAGATGCATGAAATATGGCGAATCTCCATTTGCATAAGCTTGCATGAAGAACGTCTTACCAACACCTAAATCTCTAGTGTGTCTTGAAATGGAGAAAGTCCTTTTGCATATTACTATCCCTCTTCGATCGACCTTCAACAAGTTGCAACTTTTAAGGAACAAAGAGTCCAAGAAAACCCTAATGCCTTTCACACTAACTAAAAAGGCAGTTATAAATGAAagaaacccttttttttttaatgggaaaAGCAGCCGCATTATAAACTACTCCAAATTTAAAGTTGGCAAATCATAAAGCAGGCAATACGTATTGGCATGAGATAGCATTCTCATGCGGTCGAATTAGGGACCACAACCCATCAAATGATCAAGATATTTCgtaatttcatctcaaaaactAGTTAGGAGCCAACCAAATTGTGCTGCAATATCATGTTTAAAGTTTTCCAGCTtcatagaaaattaaaagataaatacaaaaaaatctccTTGAGCCCCACGATTTTCCAAGCACTTTAGAGTGGAAACCTAGTCATGGTATATGTTACAAATTAATTGATCTTTGAGAAAAAGAATCTgctgaaaagaagaaagaaattaattaagtatattCATTGCATCAATCACCAGCAGTTTCAACTTAGCCTAAAGGTAATAATTATAAGGTGGATCATGTTCTTACAATAATCAAGAAAAGTTTCCAAAAAATCACCAGCTAGCTCGCCATGGATCGTGAGATCATCATATTCATATACTATTATCCAACCAAGTATAGCTTTATGTATCATGTATGTATGaagtatttataatatatatgtacctAAAACAATTTATCTACGGCCATCACCAATAAAATTCACCGCCTTTGATAAGAATTTTTCTCCAAACTCTCCAACCACATCGGACTTAGCTAGTTATTCGATTCTATCCAGCCAAGTCGTGGAGCAGCTGCGCTCCCATCAAATTTCTGTACGGGAGATTCTGTCCTTCGCTATCAAGAAGCGAGTACTGAACTGTTTGGCATTCATCAATGTGGTCTCTAGCATAAAACAGAGAACTTTGCGAGGCAGGCGAGAAGGCCAAGCTCACCCCACTCCCACCATGCTGCTGCAACCCTAATGTCAAAGACACACCACCACTGTTTATATTCTGAGTAGCACTGTTATTGGCATAAGACACCGCACCAGCCGGGTGTTGATTATAAGATGAAAAGTCCAGCTCCATCGCCCCATATGCCTCGGCGACACGCCCGAAACCGTGTTGTTGGTGCATGTGGATATGGTGGTTTTGAAAGGCTTTAGTACTGCTTTTAGAGTGATTTTTGTCCGGGTTATTGCTGATGATGGATGAGAGGCACTCAGAGTCTATTCGGACAAGTTGGTCCTGGGTAGGTTTTTGATCCTCAATGCGTGTTCGAAGCGGGTTTTGATTTTGCCGGCCGTTCTCATCAAGATCTGTAACTCCATCCGAGGAAGTCAAGTTGTTGTCTTGCTCTTTTGTCTCCTCTACGTACATATCTTCAACCATGGGTTTCCACAGTCTCACCCTCGCATTAATGAACCAATTGGATACCTGTAGCAACATACGTAACAACAAAGAGGGATTAAATTAATACACATTATAAGCATTTGTCAGTTAGTAGAATtatgtgtttgtttatattaaagTATGGATCCCAAGAATATCTTACAAAGAAAAAGCAGTATGGATCCTAAGATCATCAAGATATGCCCTATTGATCAATGAAATTAACTAATTCacgagaaaaggaaaataaaatatagaaagatGTGAATCATGTGCCTGGCTTCTTGAGAGACCAGTTTGGCGGGCTAAGATATGTTTATCAACATCGCTTGGGTACCTGCATAAGTTTCACGAGAACACAGTGTTAGTTAACTACTTGTGTCTgtggttgagagagagagagagagagagagatgggtccTATGAAATTAGCATTAGATCCACATAAAGGTAACAGAGAGGAAGCCTGGCAAATATccagaaataattaaattaaatcctTGATAGTAAGATGACAAGAATGAAATTGGAATCTGAATTTTGGTGGGTAGAAAataccaaaatatatattgtttttgcaAGCAAAAATTACAGAAACTTGACGAATGAGAAACAGATCAACTAAAAGAACTGCTAGTATTTtacatgatttctttttcttgcttgATAAAATGTTGATTCTTTTGtgaaattaatcatttttgtaattaaaatcaCTTGCAAAGAGAACTCCAGAGTTTGGAAAGAGAATAGAGATCGTAATCAAGAGGCCGGAATTACGGGTGGAGAAAATGCTCAAAAAGCCACGCTCGAAGAACAGAAACGGATCGCTCGGGAAGGCCGCGTTGGGGTCTCCATGGATGGCTCTCCATCATGTTCATTTGCTGAAACGCCCTCTGTTGCCTCAGTGTTTGGTCAAGAATCCTAAGCCTTGGTGTTTCGCCTCTGGTTGTGCCGGGTGCAGCAGTATCCTTTTCACCCATGGCTCTCTTGGTTGCCTGAATCTGACCCACAATCCCATCTTTCAAACATCTAAAATGCCTTGACATGGCTTTTGAAGCCAACGCAGAGTAGACCGTCGCTGCCCCGTGGCCAGCCACGGCTTCGAAAGACGACACCACTGCCTTCATTTGATTACAATAGTGCCTGTACCTTCTTTCCACCTTAAGAAGAAGATCAACGAGATGAAGTGAAAGATAGCTCAAGTTTTTGGCACAAGAGTTACGGCATAGAATATTTTCTACTTTATTAAAAGactaataagatgaaaataagatgACATGAAAAGACGAGGGATCAATAGAGATTCTGAGGTAAATGAAAAGCCAAAATTGTCACAGTGTGGCCATAAATGAAAGGGCCCGCAGTCGCTTAATTAGTTCAAGAATCAAGTCTTAGAGACCCCAATCCATCACCCACCAAGAAAAGTTAGAACTCGTTTGATACTAACTTCAAGAAAAAcagatatttcttttattttatttccaatttttGAGGAATGAATGAAAATCCGCGATGAAAATGGCAAAAAGAAAGGATCCTTAATGGAGTATAACAAGATCtgcaatacatatatatgtacctCTTCCAGCATTGAAAGCAATTTTGCCTTTCTTTTCTGCAATTCCATGTATTCGATGGAGTGAAGAGCCTGCTTTCTGGAAGAACTACTGCCATTATCCTCTTCCCACTTCTTGGCCTTGTGGGGCTTTTGCTTCAGTGGATCAGTTTGCTTTGCTCCAAGGCTACAGAACTCATTCAGAAGTTCCTGTGCAGGGGCCAAATACTTTGAGTTCCTGAGCTGGAACTGCTCTTGATGAAGATTTGAAGCTTTTCCCAATGACCCATCTTGCATTATTTGTTGCTGTTGGATGTTGGATGATTTTCCGTAAAACCCATCTCTAGAACTTGAAGCAACAAACCTCATATCATCTTGTTGGTCTTGACGGTGATGATTACTGTGCCTTAGCTCAAAGGATTGTACCCCTATAGTTGAGGGATTGCTTGAacaaagagagagtgaaagacCTTGACTTGGcctttcatttccttcacaAGGAAACACACATCTCAAAGAAGAATCATCGACGAGCAGTCTATTCTCCTGCCAAGCTCCAGATTCTTGTGCTGCAACTATTAGGTTCTCGCTACTTGTTTCAGAAATACCAGTTGTGAAATCAGGCTTATTGAACTCATGCTGATAAAAATCACTCGTAGACTCGTTGATCGTCTTTGAAGAGGATGGACCAGGGTGGCTTTGAGACTTTCCAAAGAACCCTTTCCACATGACTGAGTCACTGTCACTCTGTTGGCCGTGTAGATTCTTTGAAATCCCTATCATATCCATGCCAGTGGTCAAGTTGAACATCTCTTGGTTGGACCCAAAGCCTTGGATCTGGTTCACCAGATGAGTCTGAATGTTCGGGTTACTAGAAACATCCGAGTAACAAAAGCCAGCTGAAGAAACCATGTTCCCGATTTACCTTCACAGTGTTCTCGAGCCATGAAA
It contains:
- the LOC121268792 gene encoding homeobox protein BEL1 homolog; protein product: MVSSAGFCYSDVSSNPNIQTHLVNQIQGFGSNQEMFNLTTGMDMIGISKNLHGQQSDSDSVMWKGFFGKSQSHPGPSSSKTINESTSDFYQHEFNKPDFTTGISETSSENLIVAAQESGAWQENRLLVDDSSLRCVFPCEGNERPSQGLSLSLCSSNPSTIGVQSFELRHSNHHRQDQQDDMRFVASSSRDGFYGKSSNIQQQQIMQDGSLGKASNLHQEQFQLRNSKYLAPAQELLNEFCSLGAKQTDPLKQKPHKAKKWEEDNGSSSSRKQALHSIEYMELQKRKAKLLSMLEEVERRYRHYCNQMKAVVSSFEAVAGHGAATVYSALASKAMSRHFRCLKDGIVGQIQATKRAMGEKDTAAPGTTRGETPRLRILDQTLRQQRAFQQMNMMESHPWRPQRGLPERSVSVLRAWLFEHFLHPYPSDVDKHILARQTGLSRSQVSNWFINARVRLWKPMVEDMYVEETKEQDNNLTSSDGVTDLDENGRQNQNPLRTRIEDQKPTQDQLVRIDSECLSSIISNNPDKNHSKSSTKAFQNHHIHMHQQHGFGRVAEAYGAMELDFSSYNQHPAGAVSYANNSATQNINSGGVSLTLGLQQHGGSGVSLAFSPASQSSLFYARDHIDECQTVQYSLLDSEGQNLPYRNLMGAQLLHDLAG